A single window of Nocardioides kongjuensis DNA harbors:
- a CDS encoding MlaE family ABC transporter permease — protein MAAADFVSNTYRSGRSSLEGYGDQLLFYVKALAWAPRAVRRYPREILSTLAEVAFGAGGLSLILGSVGVIAFMAFFAGTEVGIQGYASLSQIGVAKFSAFISAYFNTREVAPLVSSIALAATVGCGYTARLGAMRISEEIDALEVMGIPSLPFLVTTRMIAAFVAVIPLYIVALCASYLSPRLIVTMIYGQSGGTYDHYFLQFLPPIDMVWSFFKLLFLAVAVILIHCYYGYTASGGPAGVGRAVGKAIRTSIVTIVMADFFLTFAIWGSTTTVRITG, from the coding sequence ATGGCAGCCGCCGACTTCGTCTCCAACACCTACAGGAGCGGGCGCTCCTCCCTCGAGGGGTACGGCGACCAGCTGCTGTTCTACGTCAAGGCCCTGGCCTGGGCGCCGCGGGCGGTCAGGCGCTACCCGCGCGAGATCCTGAGCACCCTCGCCGAGGTCGCCTTCGGTGCGGGCGGCCTGAGCCTGATCCTGGGCTCGGTCGGCGTGATCGCGTTCATGGCCTTCTTCGCCGGCACCGAGGTCGGCATCCAGGGCTACGCGTCGCTGAGCCAGATCGGCGTCGCGAAGTTCAGCGCCTTCATCTCCGCCTACTTCAACACCCGCGAGGTCGCGCCGCTGGTGTCCTCGATCGCACTGGCCGCGACCGTCGGCTGCGGCTACACCGCCCGCCTGGGCGCGATGCGGATCTCGGAGGAGATCGACGCGCTCGAGGTGATGGGCATCCCGTCGCTGCCGTTCCTCGTCACGACCCGGATGATCGCCGCCTTCGTCGCGGTCATCCCGCTCTACATCGTGGCCCTGTGCGCGTCGTACCTCTCGCCCCGGCTGATCGTCACCATGATCTACGGCCAGTCGGGCGGCACCTACGACCACTACTTCCTGCAGTTCCTGCCGCCGATCGACATGGTGTGGTCGTTCTTCAAGCTGCTCTTCCTCGCCGTCGCGGTGATCCTCATCCACTGCTACTACGGCTACACCGCGTCGGGCGGTCCCGCCGGCGTCGGCCGGGCCGTCGGCAAGGCGATCCGGACCAGCATCGTGACGATCGTGATGGCCGACTTCTTCCTGACCTTCGCCATCTGGGGCTCGACGACGACCGTGCGGATCACGGGGTGA
- a CDS encoding MlaE family ABC transporter permease, with protein MAFNAMAVVRGPGEIALMVVEVTKRIFTRPFQVREFLEQAWFVTSVTLMPTIMVSIPFGAVISLQVGNLTGQLGAQSFAGATAVLATVREAAPMAAAMIIAGAAGSAICSDLGARKIREEIDAMEVLGIDPLERLVAPRVVATMFVAFMINGIVIGTGIGGGYFFTVIVQGGSAGAFLSSFTALASLPDLYIAMIKAIIFGWLAAIIGAYKGLNAGGGPSGVGRAVNESVIIAFMALFFLNAVITAIYFQVAPPVGL; from the coding sequence GTGGCCTTCAATGCCATGGCGGTCGTGCGTGGCCCTGGCGAGATCGCGCTGATGGTCGTCGAGGTGACCAAGCGGATCTTCACCCGGCCCTTCCAGGTGCGGGAGTTCCTCGAGCAGGCCTGGTTCGTCACCAGCGTGACGCTGATGCCGACGATCATGGTCTCGATCCCGTTCGGCGCGGTCATCTCGCTCCAGGTCGGCAACCTGACCGGCCAGCTCGGCGCCCAGTCCTTCGCGGGTGCGACGGCCGTGCTCGCCACGGTGCGCGAGGCGGCACCGATGGCGGCCGCGATGATCATCGCCGGCGCAGCCGGCTCGGCGATCTGCTCCGACCTCGGCGCGCGCAAGATCCGCGAGGAGATCGATGCGATGGAGGTCCTCGGCATCGACCCGCTCGAGCGGCTGGTCGCGCCGCGGGTGGTGGCGACCATGTTCGTCGCCTTCATGATCAACGGCATCGTGATCGGCACCGGCATCGGAGGCGGCTACTTCTTCACCGTCATCGTCCAGGGCGGGTCGGCCGGCGCGTTCTTGTCGTCGTTCACCGCGCTGGCCTCGCTGCCCGACCTCTACATCGCCATGATCAAGGCGATCATCTTCGGCTGGCTCGCCGCGATCATCGGTGCCTACAAGGGTCTCAACGCCGGCGGCGGACCCAGCGGTGTCGGCCGGGCGGTCAACGAGTCGGTGATCATCGCGTTCATGGCGCTGTTCTTCCTCAACGCGGTGATCACCGCGATCTACTTCCAGGTCGCTCCGCCGGTGGGGTTGTGA
- a CDS encoding MCE family protein produces MLINIHHDSAKEHNRLLVAGVVFLSVIALLVWLSIAIYNKTFDSSTVVTVKADRAGLQLAKFGDVRINGVLVGRVDKIDQDGEQAEITLAIDNDAARKIPANVSVRILPTTLFGQKFVALVRPEAASGHLQDGDVIPADRVETNVELSQVLANLFPLLRAVRPADLNATLHALATALEGRGEKLGETMDQLGDYIGAIDDHLPTLRKDLVALADVADAYDVAAPDLLDVLDNVTVTSKTVTEKAKDLDVFFSDLTGLSDTATKFLADNEQNLIRMGQVTAPVLDLLAEYSPEFPCLIRGAANYAPILSKTFEGNVVKQYIEFFQPQFRPYDERDLPTYGEVGHGPWCLGLPNFTIPAPAHPLDQGSDIDEKGGFSPLPLQGLLGRPSAIDSGYAGTEAEQRVVNAMLAGHSGHDPASYGSLGTLLYGPVVREGKAAG; encoded by the coding sequence ATGCTGATCAACATCCACCACGACAGCGCCAAGGAGCACAACCGGCTCCTCGTCGCCGGGGTCGTGTTCCTGTCCGTGATCGCGCTGCTGGTGTGGCTCTCGATCGCGATCTACAACAAGACCTTCGACAGCTCGACCGTGGTCACCGTCAAGGCGGACCGGGCGGGCCTGCAGCTGGCCAAGTTCGGCGACGTCCGGATCAACGGCGTCCTCGTCGGCCGGGTGGACAAGATCGACCAGGACGGCGAGCAGGCCGAGATCACCCTGGCCATCGACAACGACGCCGCGAGGAAGATCCCGGCCAACGTCAGCGTGCGGATCCTGCCGACCACGCTGTTCGGCCAGAAGTTCGTCGCGCTCGTCCGTCCCGAGGCGGCCAGCGGGCACCTGCAGGACGGGGACGTCATCCCCGCCGACCGGGTGGAGACCAACGTCGAGCTCAGCCAGGTGCTCGCCAACCTGTTCCCGCTGCTGCGTGCGGTGCGTCCCGCCGACCTGAACGCCACGCTGCACGCCCTGGCCACCGCGCTCGAGGGCCGCGGCGAGAAGCTCGGCGAGACCATGGACCAGCTCGGCGACTACATCGGTGCGATCGACGACCACCTGCCGACGCTGCGCAAGGACCTGGTCGCGCTCGCCGACGTCGCCGACGCGTACGACGTCGCCGCGCCCGACCTGCTCGACGTGCTCGACAACGTGACGGTCACCAGCAAGACGGTCACCGAGAAGGCCAAGGACCTCGACGTCTTCTTCTCCGACCTGACCGGCCTGTCCGACACCGCGACGAAGTTCCTGGCCGACAACGAGCAGAACCTGATCCGGATGGGCCAGGTCACCGCTCCCGTGCTCGACCTGCTCGCCGAGTACTCCCCGGAGTTCCCCTGCCTGATCCGCGGCGCCGCCAACTACGCGCCGATCCTGTCCAAGACGTTCGAGGGCAACGTGGTCAAGCAGTACATCGAGTTCTTCCAGCCGCAGTTCCGGCCCTACGACGAGCGCGACCTGCCGACGTACGGCGAGGTCGGGCACGGCCCGTGGTGCCTGGGCCTGCCGAACTTCACCATCCCGGCGCCCGCGCACCCGCTCGACCAGGGCTCCGACATCGACGAGAAGGGCGGCTTCTCGCCGCTCCCGTTGCAGGGCCTGCTGGGCCGGCCGTCCGCCATCGACAGCGGGTACGCCGGCACCGAGGCCGAGCAGCGCGTCGTCAACGCGATGCTCGCCGGTCACAGCGGCCACGACCCGGCGTCGTACGGCTCCTTGGGCACGCTGCTCTACGGGCCGGTCGTCCGGGAAGGGAAGGCAGCCGGATGA